In Leptospira bourretii, a genomic segment contains:
- a CDS encoding DUF6938 domain-containing protein → MNREPMFGLETGFLSKQTAGLIRGILQKRYSIGNTTVPLFSSPSPLYPGLDLISDKGNQPLQKRLVVGSIRMGYGHHRMALSVYSHSLKKQIPTYLHDLLAIQSPEATAIADIDSGYSYFSRLSAEIGGPVEWLWGGLMSQGNLTSLELSCQLAELYKGLMNGIPTDSPVITTYPLNGQIAAASGFQKIIHLVCDNFPQYYLLVPKALNLVQSPSAYSKFIQMGVPKENIAVAGHWVSEDIVSNAVTDSENRVRRIDANKCRRFLIPIGGAGAQKGYVLDLIRLSKKHLLNKKAVFWINTGDHTKVLKAIEEFLIVQKIPYLSINDWEDLIQFIGRHPLRSEDHENNPPVVLFHFPSHTEAFSATDRLIRISDVLVTKPSELAFYPVPKLFIRRVGDHEAASVVRSLELGEGTVECREASHAKELIHIFTESDDLLLRMNESVIRNTIEGVYNGSKAAVEMSAAN, encoded by the coding sequence ATGAATCGAGAACCCATGTTCGGCCTGGAGACCGGCTTTTTATCCAAACAAACCGCGGGCCTCATTCGCGGAATCCTCCAAAAACGTTATTCAATCGGCAATACGACTGTTCCTTTGTTCTCTTCCCCTTCTCCGCTCTATCCGGGTTTGGATCTTATCTCAGACAAGGGAAACCAACCTCTCCAAAAGCGATTGGTTGTGGGAAGCATTCGTATGGGCTACGGCCACCACCGCATGGCCCTCTCTGTTTATTCTCATTCTTTAAAAAAACAAATTCCCACATACTTACATGACCTTCTTGCCATCCAATCCCCGGAAGCCACTGCGATCGCCGACATCGATTCCGGTTATAGTTATTTTTCAAGATTGAGTGCAGAGATTGGGGGACCGGTGGAATGGCTTTGGGGTGGGCTTATGTCCCAAGGAAATCTCACTTCCCTGGAACTTTCTTGCCAACTGGCAGAATTATATAAGGGGCTTATGAATGGAATTCCGACCGATTCACCAGTCATCACCACATATCCGTTAAATGGTCAAATTGCAGCGGCCTCTGGATTTCAAAAAATAATCCATCTCGTTTGTGATAACTTTCCGCAGTACTATTTATTGGTACCGAAAGCGCTCAACCTAGTCCAATCTCCTTCCGCCTATTCCAAGTTTATCCAGATGGGTGTTCCCAAAGAAAACATTGCTGTGGCAGGACATTGGGTTTCTGAAGATATTGTATCAAACGCAGTGACTGATAGTGAAAACCGAGTTCGTAGGATTGATGCAAACAAATGTCGAAGGTTTCTTATCCCCATTGGAGGAGCCGGTGCCCAAAAAGGTTATGTATTAGATTTAATACGGCTCTCAAAAAAACACCTACTGAACAAAAAGGCTGTTTTTTGGATCAATACAGGAGATCATACAAAAGTTTTAAAAGCGATTGAAGAATTTCTGATTGTCCAAAAGATTCCTTATCTATCGATCAATGATTGGGAAGATTTGATTCAGTTTATTGGACGACATCCATTACGTTCTGAAGATCACGAAAACAATCCACCGGTTGTACTATTTCATTTTCCTTCTCATACAGAAGCTTTTTCTGCAACCGATAGACTGATTCGTATTTCTGATGTTCTTGTGACAAAACCATCGGAACTTGCTTTTTATCCTGTTCCCAAACTTTTTATTCGTAGAGTGGGAGATCATGAAGCGGCCTCAGTGGTTCGTTCCTTAGAACTTGGGGAAGGAACTGTGGAATGTAGAGAGGCTAGTCATGCAAAAGAACTCATTCACATATTTACTGAATCGGATGATTTGTTACTGCGGATGAACGAGTCTGTGATTCGAAATACAATCGAAGGAGTCTATAATGGAAGTAAGGCGGCAGTTGAAATGTCAGCCGCAAACTAA
- a CDS encoding Hpt domain-containing protein, which produces MNDPEDRAWLKEMITSLLENMATRIENLNRLLVSKEPKDLQAELHQIKGVAANFGLAALSEVVVKAEGFAKTGEIDSSVEEGKKIAAIWESTRQELEKKFST; this is translated from the coding sequence ATGAATGATCCTGAGGACCGGGCTTGGTTAAAAGAGATGATCACCTCTCTTTTGGAAAACATGGCAACTCGGATAGAAAATCTAAACCGTCTTTTGGTCTCCAAAGAACCGAAGGACTTACAAGCAGAGTTACACCAAATCAAAGGTGTTGCGGCCAATTTTGGTTTGGCAGCTCTTTCAGAGGTTGTGGTCAAAGCAGAGGGTTTTGCGAAAACCGGTGAAATTGATTCCTCTGTAGAAGAAGGAAAAAAGATCGCTGCCATTTGGGAATCCACCAGACAAGAATTAGAAAAAAAGTTTTCTACTTAA
- the lpxA gene encoding acyl-ACP--UDP-N-acetylglucosamine O-acyltransferase, producing the protein MKIHPTAIIDPKAELHESVEVGPFCIIEKDVKIGEGTVIESHVKILSGTRIGKFNKLSSGGSYGGLPQDLAFKPETKTYLEIGDQNHFRENVILHRGTVEGKATTIGNHNYLMGNVHLAHDVIVGDHNIMVQNTMLAGHVVIGNKVFISGSVGVHQFVRVSDYAMLAGLTKVVKDVPPYATVDGHPGAVVSLNVVGMKRAGISADVRLAIKRVYKVIYHSGLNTKQALTELKKDTNPAPEVQKIIEFFETSKRGVVDHRFVSGGSDEE; encoded by the coding sequence ATGAAAATTCACCCCACTGCCATCATCGATCCAAAGGCGGAGCTCCATGAGTCCGTAGAAGTTGGACCGTTTTGTATCATTGAGAAAGATGTCAAAATCGGAGAAGGAACCGTAATCGAATCCCATGTCAAAATCCTATCAGGAACAAGGATCGGTAAGTTCAACAAACTATCTTCGGGGGGAAGTTACGGCGGATTGCCTCAAGATTTAGCCTTCAAACCGGAAACAAAGACCTATTTGGAAATTGGAGACCAAAACCATTTCCGAGAAAATGTCATTTTGCACCGAGGAACCGTAGAAGGAAAAGCTACAACCATTGGAAATCATAACTATCTTATGGGAAATGTCCACCTTGCTCATGATGTGATCGTAGGTGACCATAACATTATGGTTCAAAACACGATGCTTGCAGGTCATGTTGTCATTGGTAATAAAGTTTTTATCTCTGGTTCCGTTGGCGTTCACCAATTTGTCCGAGTATCTGATTATGCAATGTTAGCTGGTCTAACAAAGGTAGTAAAAGATGTTCCTCCTTATGCAACTGTGGATGGACACCCAGGTGCAGTTGTAAGTTTAAATGTTGTCGGAATGAAACGTGCAGGAATTTCTGCTGATGTTCGTTTGGCAATCAAACGTGTGTACAAAGTAATTTATCACAGTGGCCTTAATACCAAACAAGCTCTTACAGAACTCAAAAAAGATACAAACCCAGCACCTGAAGTTCAAAAGATCATTGAATTCTTTGAAACAAGCAAACGTGGAGTAGTCGATCACCGTTTTGTATCTGGTGGATCTGACGAAGAATGA
- the galE gene encoding UDP-glucose 4-epimerase GalE, translating into MRVLVTGGAGYIGSHIVLELMELGHEILVVDDMEKGNEANLFPGNEFIKGEIQNPEILKQTFAKKIDAVFHFAAWKAAGESMTDPLKYTMNNLNGTFTLLDAMVKYGCKYFVFSSSAAVYGAPKYLPIDEKHPLNPENYYGYTKLCIEENLEWFDKLKGLKSARLRYFNAAGYDPKGRIKGIEKTPANLLPIIMEAASGIRNGYEIFGTDYDTEDGTCVRDYIHVSDLAKAHVLALNYIMSKNESLTVNLGSESGYSVKEMADLSEKVVGKTISHKTGPRRAGDPAKLLASSAKARELLNWKPEHSDAKTLLSSMWNLYKNL; encoded by the coding sequence ATGAGAGTGCTCGTTACCGGGGGAGCCGGTTACATTGGAAGCCATATTGTTTTAGAACTGATGGAACTTGGCCATGAAATCCTCGTTGTGGATGATATGGAAAAAGGAAACGAAGCCAATTTGTTTCCAGGAAATGAGTTCATCAAAGGAGAAATCCAAAACCCTGAAATTTTAAAACAAACTTTCGCAAAAAAGATTGATGCTGTGTTTCACTTTGCGGCCTGGAAAGCTGCCGGTGAATCCATGACAGATCCGCTTAAGTATACAATGAACAACTTAAATGGAACCTTCACCTTGTTAGATGCAATGGTAAAATATGGATGTAAGTATTTTGTTTTTTCCTCTTCGGCAGCGGTATATGGAGCACCAAAATATCTTCCGATCGATGAAAAACATCCTTTGAATCCAGAAAATTATTATGGCTATACAAAGTTATGTATCGAAGAAAACTTAGAGTGGTTTGATAAACTAAAAGGTTTAAAATCAGCTCGATTGCGTTATTTCAATGCAGCTGGTTACGATCCAAAAGGTAGGATCAAAGGAATCGAAAAAACTCCTGCTAATTTATTACCCATCATCATGGAAGCTGCCTCTGGAATTCGTAACGGTTATGAAATTTTTGGAACCGATTATGATACTGAAGATGGAACTTGTGTTCGCGACTACATCCACGTTTCTGATTTAGCCAAAGCCCATGTTTTGGCGCTAAACTACATCATGTCGAAAAACGAAAGTTTAACGGTAAATTTAGGTTCGGAATCTGGATATTCAGTCAAAGAAATGGCTGACCTTTCAGAAAAAGTAGTAGGAAAAACTATTTCTCACAAAACAGGTCCTAGGCGAGCAGGAGACCCTGCAAAACTTTTAGCATCTTCTGCAAAAGCAAGAGAACTGCTCAATTGGAAACCAGAGCACAGCGATGCTAAAACTCTGCTTTCTAGTATGTGGAATCTTTATAAAAACTTATAA
- a CDS encoding M15 family metallopeptidase: MLRTKYISLLFVSFFLVCGEKPVKPSKTDLYLGIEKTAYLTGKFNSPGPLAPVILEENEKEHFLRPDVKKALHQMVNDFEDSKPTSYKQHIFLVSSFRNFSHQKGIWESKFTGKKAMRLPIKGKSQEEVIGLILEFSSAPGTSRHHWGTDFDINALDNAYFEDKGKGKILYDWLKQNASKYGFCQPYSSLSTRNNKGYQEEKWHWSYAPISNQLTKEWIKGFTSGEIQLTGSFLGAEVLGDRALDYVRSINPDCEKIQSPSL, translated from the coding sequence ATGTTGCGAACTAAGTATATTTCCCTTTTGTTTGTTTCTTTCTTTTTGGTCTGCGGAGAAAAACCTGTCAAACCTTCCAAAACAGATTTGTATTTAGGAATCGAAAAAACAGCGTATTTGACAGGTAAATTTAATTCACCAGGCCCACTTGCGCCTGTTATCTTAGAGGAAAATGAAAAAGAACATTTCCTTCGTCCAGATGTCAAAAAAGCTCTCCACCAAATGGTAAATGATTTTGAAGATTCTAAACCAACTTCTTACAAACAACATATCTTTTTGGTATCTTCGTTTCGTAATTTTAGCCACCAAAAAGGAATTTGGGAATCAAAGTTCACAGGTAAAAAAGCAATGCGTCTCCCCATCAAAGGAAAATCGCAGGAAGAGGTTATCGGTTTGATTTTAGAATTTTCTAGTGCTCCAGGAACTTCTCGCCATCACTGGGGAACCGATTTTGATATCAATGCATTAGATAATGCTTATTTTGAAGATAAGGGAAAAGGAAAAATCCTTTATGATTGGCTAAAACAAAATGCATCCAAGTATGGATTTTGTCAACCTTACAGTAGTTTGTCGACAAGGAACAATAAAGGATACCAAGAAGAAAAATGGCATTGGTCTTATGCTCCTATCTCCAATCAGTTAACAAAAGAATGGATCAAGGGATTTACTTCTGGTGAGATTCAATTGACTGGAAGTTTTTTAGGGGCTGAAGTTCTTGGAGACCGGGCTTTGGATTATGTTCGTTCCATAAACCCGGATTGTGAAAAAATTCAGAGTCCTTCTTTATAA
- the recG gene encoding ATP-dependent DNA helicase RecG, which produces MKQGLDLSQSLSSLKGIGPKRKSVLLEHGISTFFELLTYFPRRYLDRNFTKDIILKQGDVVTLLGTIADSYIVHGKKSRLLVGFRTLNNERINLVFFRGVNFFHKIFTIDRKVVVSGKLEYFKGYQILHPEYEFLSDKDDPEDSIHAGRIIPLYPSTEALKEEGLDSKGLRKLMFQVLEGGSIAENLPQKLVKKRELLGRDKAFHEIHFPETMEAVQIARKRFAYEEFFYFQRLLLYKQRERQKVKRMLWPLPKSPSRENLEKNLPFELTEDQKIAVNTILSQTGSDSPAAFLLQGDVGSGKTITALLIGLHYIDNHIQVVFLAPTEILARQHYQTIYKFMGNMPFLGIELLLGGENKKTRLEKLARIKTGESNIIIGTHSLLQEDVIFSDLGLVVIDEQHKFGVDQRETIRSKGKNPDILAMTATPIPRTLCLTLYGDLTLVNIKTKPKGRKPIDTRWYKEDRRTGVYNSIRKYVGSGRQCYIVYPLVEESEKVDLESCTVAYENLRTNVFPDLKIGLLHGKMKSAEKELVMEKFKSGEIQILVTTTVVEVGVDVPNATILVVEHADRFGISQLHQLRGRVGRSDIESFCILMTGDFISDEGRDRLEALVTSNDGYFLAEKDLAIRGPGELLGVKQSGLPEFKIADLVADRNLLDEAKEDASSFPLDDPTELAELITRFSEGKFLFAN; this is translated from the coding sequence ATGAAACAGGGACTTGATTTATCGCAAAGTTTGTCTTCACTAAAAGGGATAGGACCAAAACGAAAGTCAGTTCTTTTGGAACATGGAATCTCAACTTTTTTTGAACTGCTTACTTATTTTCCCCGTCGTTATTTGGATCGTAACTTTACAAAAGATATTATTTTAAAACAAGGGGATGTTGTCACTCTCCTTGGAACCATTGCTGATAGTTATATTGTTCATGGAAAAAAAAGTAGGTTACTCGTTGGATTTAGAACTCTAAACAATGAACGTATCAATTTGGTATTTTTTCGTGGTGTGAATTTTTTTCATAAGATCTTCACCATAGATAGAAAGGTTGTGGTTTCTGGAAAACTAGAATATTTCAAAGGATATCAAATTCTACATCCTGAGTATGAATTTTTATCAGACAAAGATGATCCAGAAGATTCCATCCATGCAGGTCGCATCATTCCTCTTTATCCGTCCACGGAAGCACTCAAAGAAGAAGGTCTTGATTCTAAGGGACTGCGAAAATTGATGTTTCAAGTTTTGGAAGGAGGAAGTATTGCTGAAAATCTTCCACAGAAACTAGTCAAAAAACGAGAGTTACTCGGTCGTGATAAAGCTTTTCATGAAATCCATTTTCCAGAAACGATGGAAGCCGTACAAATTGCACGAAAACGATTTGCTTACGAAGAATTTTTTTACTTCCAAAGGCTCCTTCTTTACAAACAACGAGAAAGGCAAAAAGTAAAACGTATGCTTTGGCCACTTCCCAAATCTCCTTCCAGGGAAAATTTGGAAAAAAATCTTCCCTTCGAGTTGACCGAAGACCAAAAAATAGCTGTAAATACGATTTTGTCACAGACAGGTTCCGATTCTCCGGCTGCCTTTTTACTCCAAGGGGATGTAGGCTCTGGAAAAACCATAACAGCCTTACTCATTGGTCTTCATTATATCGATAATCATATCCAAGTGGTTTTTTTAGCACCTACTGAAATTTTAGCACGCCAACATTACCAAACCATTTATAAATTTATGGGTAATATGCCATTTCTTGGCATTGAACTTCTGCTTGGTGGTGAAAATAAAAAAACACGTTTGGAAAAATTGGCGAGGATCAAAACCGGTGAATCCAATATCATCATTGGAACACATTCCCTACTACAAGAAGATGTCATTTTTTCTGACCTTGGGCTTGTTGTGATTGATGAACAACATAAGTTTGGTGTGGACCAAAGAGAAACCATTCGTTCCAAAGGAAAAAATCCCGATATTTTGGCAATGACGGCCACACCGATCCCTCGAACTCTTTGCCTTACTCTGTATGGTGATTTAACTTTAGTTAATATCAAAACAAAACCCAAAGGCCGTAAACCCATTGACACTCGTTGGTACAAAGAAGATCGAAGGACAGGAGTTTATAATTCGATTCGTAAGTATGTGGGATCGGGTAGGCAATGTTATATTGTTTATCCGTTAGTGGAAGAATCGGAAAAGGTAGATTTAGAATCCTGTACAGTTGCTTATGAAAACTTAAGAACAAATGTTTTTCCTGATCTAAAAATTGGTTTGTTACATGGGAAAATGAAAAGTGCAGAAAAAGAATTGGTGATGGAAAAATTCAAATCGGGAGAAATCCAAATCCTTGTCACTACCACTGTGGTGGAAGTTGGGGTTGATGTACCCAATGCAACCATTTTGGTTGTAGAACATGCGGATCGTTTTGGAATCTCCCAATTACACCAGTTACGTGGTCGTGTGGGTCGAAGTGATATTGAAAGTTTTTGTATATTGATGACGGGTGATTTTATCAGTGATGAAGGAAGAGATCGTTTAGAAGCACTTGTCACTTCCAATGATGGATATTTTTTGGCTGAAAAGGATTTGGCGATTCGGGGGCCAGGGGAACTTCTTGGAGTCAAACAAAGTGGATTACCTGAGTTTAAAATTGCCGATTTGGTTGCCGATCGGAATTTATTAGATGAAGCCAAAGAAGATGCTTCTTCTTTTCCATTGGATGATCCTACTGAACTGGCAGAATTGATTACAAGATTCAGTGAAGGCAAATTTTTATTTGCGAATTAA
- a CDS encoding metallophosphoesterase family protein: MKIIYLTDIHDGLHGLKRILQTTAADLYLFSGDIIYKAFFSFDRIIDFCGVQEELYYLLTERKDDSTPFDFTTHAIRFPEKYSTAIVEKSQKYRDLYKLAAKTMKEKYEIIEKLIIKYAKSPVYCLPGNYDLDLQYTELYQREVHRKSFEFSNLKVSGYGGAPIWTSGIPEKLTVVFHEYTKNGKNYSEPEDFFREELPDICWIHNPAYGYFDNIPGVGKCGSQGIRRYLDDESPSLVVSGHVHEDQGIKKTRNTVFINPSNFGAVDSLHGFQEGGYYAEILMEGKKVVQSNLCQLRGEDWHTLIEVDCSEKELKLISQNSISTVSSEDYIRGN; this comes from the coding sequence ATGAAAATCATTTATCTAACGGATATCCATGATGGACTTCATGGTCTAAAACGAATTCTGCAAACCACTGCGGCAGATTTATATTTGTTTTCCGGAGATATTATATATAAGGCTTTTTTTTCTTTTGATCGTATCATCGATTTTTGTGGAGTCCAAGAAGAGTTATATTATTTGTTAACGGAAAGAAAAGACGATTCCACACCTTTTGATTTTACAACACATGCCATTCGGTTTCCAGAAAAGTATTCCACAGCCATTGTAGAAAAATCGCAAAAGTATCGTGATTTGTATAAACTTGCTGCCAAAACGATGAAAGAAAAATATGAGATCATCGAAAAACTAATTATCAAATACGCAAAGTCGCCTGTTTATTGTTTGCCGGGAAATTATGATTTAGATTTACAATACACTGAATTATACCAACGCGAAGTTCATAGAAAAAGTTTTGAATTTTCAAATTTAAAAGTATCAGGTTATGGGGGAGCTCCCATTTGGACTTCAGGAATCCCTGAGAAACTAACTGTTGTTTTTCATGAGTATACAAAGAACGGAAAAAACTATAGTGAACCAGAAGATTTTTTCCGAGAAGAACTCCCCGACATTTGTTGGATTCATAATCCAGCCTATGGTTATTTCGATAACATTCCTGGAGTTGGAAAATGCGGAAGCCAAGGGATTCGTCGTTATTTAGACGATGAATCTCCTTCTCTTGTGGTTTCCGGTCATGTACACGAAGACCAGGGAATCAAAAAAACTAGAAATACAGTTTTTATCAATCCATCTAACTTCGGTGCTGTGGACTCTTTACATGGATTTCAAGAAGGCGGATATTATGCCGAAATTCTTATGGAAGGGAAAAAAGTAGTCCAGTCGAATCTTTGCCAATTGCGAGGAGAAGATTGGCATACTTTGATTGAAGTGGATTGTTCAGAAAAAGAATTGAAGTTAATTTCACAAAACTCGATTTCCACAGTGAGTTCCGAAGATTATATCCGAGGCAATTAG
- a CDS encoding NAD(P)H-dependent glycerol-3-phosphate dehydrogenase: MKIGIIGAGSFGTALGSILADKGYDVTLWTRSEDQARSINEKHMNTKHMPDLVLPEKLKADTNLIHVVKDKDMIVSAPPSHALSGILKEIKDHIPPKVPIVSASKGIENESLRLVSEIFESELPGQFHSQLSYLSGPSFAKEMVRRVPTIVSIASKNEATAKRVQEIFSFTYFRTYWTPDVVGVEVGGALKNVIAIAAGVADGLGFGQNTRAALITRGLNEITRMGIKMGADPMTFLGPSGMGDLVLTCCGEGSRNRTVGFRLGKGEKLKDILASMNEVAEGVKTTLSAKNLSDKLGVEMAITQEVYRMLYEDKDPKEVVKALMSRDLKREGV; this comes from the coding sequence ATGAAGATTGGTATCATTGGCGCCGGAAGTTTTGGCACTGCACTAGGTAGTATTTTAGCGGACAAGGGTTACGACGTGACCCTTTGGACTCGAAGTGAGGATCAGGCAAGGTCCATCAACGAAAAACATATGAATACCAAACATATGCCTGATTTGGTGCTCCCTGAAAAATTAAAAGCGGATACAAATCTCATCCATGTTGTCAAGGACAAAGATATGATTGTTTCGGCTCCCCCAAGCCACGCCCTTTCGGGGATTCTGAAAGAAATTAAAGACCATATTCCACCCAAAGTGCCGATTGTTTCTGCCTCTAAAGGGATCGAAAACGAAAGCCTTCGACTTGTTTCCGAAATTTTTGAATCCGAACTTCCTGGACAATTCCACTCGCAACTTTCTTATCTCTCTGGACCTAGTTTTGCCAAAGAAATGGTGAGGCGAGTTCCCACCATTGTTTCCATCGCTTCCAAAAATGAAGCCACCGCCAAACGTGTGCAAGAGATATTTAGTTTTACTTACTTCCGAACTTATTGGACTCCCGATGTGGTTGGGGTAGAAGTAGGTGGTGCTTTAAAAAACGTCATCGCAATTGCAGCAGGTGTTGCCGACGGTCTTGGTTTTGGCCAAAACACAAGGGCTGCTCTCATCACACGCGGGTTAAACGAGATCACAAGGATGGGAATCAAAATGGGAGCTGATCCCATGACCTTCCTTGGGCCATCTGGAATGGGAGATTTGGTTCTTACCTGTTGTGGGGAAGGATCCAGAAATCGGACGGTTGGCTTTCGTTTGGGTAAAGGTGAAAAACTAAAAGATATTTTAGCTTCTATGAACGAAGTTGCAGAAGGTGTCAAAACCACACTTTCTGCAAAAAATCTTTCTGACAAACTGGGTGTGGAAATGGCCATCACCCAAGAAGTCTATCGAATGTTATATGAGGATAAAGATCCGAAAGAAGTAGTCAAAGCTTTAATGAGCCGAGATTTAAAACGAGAAGGTGTCTAA
- a CDS encoding MAPEG family protein translates to METIYLTLIGFTLWTLGLGVFLTTYRSILVLLGKKKSNEFPAGIQHGSDFNWRLNRAHLNSLENLPLFMTVVFLTANLGMIDHFVNQAGLVILGARVLQSLIHLTSTNVLAVNIRFTFYMIQIVTYIVLLVRLV, encoded by the coding sequence GTGGAAACTATTTATCTGACACTCATCGGATTTACGCTTTGGACTTTGGGACTTGGTGTCTTTTTGACTACGTATCGAAGTATTTTAGTGTTACTTGGAAAAAAGAAATCGAATGAATTCCCTGCTGGGATCCAACATGGTTCTGATTTTAATTGGAGATTGAACCGTGCCCATCTCAACAGTTTGGAAAACCTTCCCTTATTTATGACTGTGGTTTTTTTAACAGCCAACTTAGGTATGATCGACCATTTTGTGAACCAAGCAGGCCTTGTGATTTTAGGAGCAAGGGTTTTACAATCCCTCATTCATCTAACATCTACTAATGTCCTAGCGGTGAACATTCGGTTTACATTTTATATGATTCAAATTGTAACCTATATTGTTCTGTTGGTCCGTCTTGTTTAG
- a CDS encoding alpha/beta hydrolase translates to MTLEIIESGASEENIRGVIVLWPSTGGNARSFRIRDGELETLGLRLIKFNPPSHGNSKGNYDPKTAIQLLDVYLTKSGYKNKELYGIGHSGGGAALMMYAKEVSFRKLFLLSPILDSVLSLRYLYESGSIEEFSRLLLLPELSDDLSPNKQILETLSNQNWLETEQVGHLNVPIQNSRIRLDDLSLFLKNLFLPGFVVDPTLLQKRTNYNIFLPREDKWFPKEYTTRFAKENGLNCFEIPEAPDHFFSTSWLTVWKQIQKIGF, encoded by the coding sequence TTGACTTTAGAAATCATCGAATCAGGTGCCTCCGAGGAAAATATTAGAGGTGTCATTGTCCTTTGGCCGAGTACTGGTGGCAATGCTAGATCCTTTCGGATTCGTGATGGCGAATTGGAGACATTGGGCCTTCGGCTGATCAAGTTCAATCCTCCTTCACATGGAAATTCCAAAGGGAATTATGATCCCAAAACAGCCATACAATTGTTAGATGTCTATTTAACAAAATCTGGATACAAAAACAAAGAATTATATGGGATTGGGCATAGTGGGGGAGGGGCAGCCCTGATGATGTATGCCAAAGAAGTTTCCTTTCGAAAATTATTTTTACTATCTCCCATTTTGGATAGTGTTCTTAGCCTTCGGTATTTGTATGAATCAGGCTCTATCGAAGAGTTTAGTCGTCTCCTTCTTTTACCTGAACTATCGGATGATTTGTCTCCCAACAAACAAATCTTAGAGACTCTATCGAACCAAAATTGGTTAGAAACGGAACAGGTAGGCCATCTGAATGTTCCCATTCAAAACTCCCGAATTCGGTTAGATGATTTATCTCTATTTTTAAAGAATCTTTTTTTACCTGGATTTGTGGTAGATCCAACTCTACTCCAAAAACGAACTAACTACAATATCTTCTTACCGAGAGAGGACAAGTGGTTCCCCAAAGAATACACAACTCGTTTTGCAAAAGAGAACGGATTAAACTGTTTCGAAATCCCAGAAGCTCCCGATCATTTTTTTTCAACTTCCTGGCTTACAGTTTGGAAACAAATCCAAAAGATTGGATTTTAA
- the map gene encoding type I methionyl aminopeptidase: protein MSIQNEKDLQGILKAGKFVAKVRELLKLLAKPGVSTLELDNVAKLEFEKAGAFSAPKFDYKFPGFTCISTNFEIAHGIPKKETILKNGDLVNIDVSAKLDGYYADTGISFVVGNANETLHKLCEAAIEGTMRATKQAFTGNYLRNIGREIHSTAVENGFTVIKNLAGHGTGKKLHEEPQVLVYEEKRDQRKLGNGLVLAIESFISTGSQTAYEEEDGWTLVASNRRGELSYVAQCEHTVIVQNGKPIIATL, encoded by the coding sequence ATGTCGATTCAAAATGAAAAAGACCTTCAGGGAATTTTAAAAGCAGGGAAGTTTGTCGCAAAGGTTCGAGAACTTTTAAAACTACTCGCTAAACCAGGAGTCTCCACTTTGGAACTAGACAACGTTGCCAAACTGGAATTTGAAAAAGCTGGTGCCTTTTCCGCTCCTAAGTTTGATTACAAATTCCCTGGATTTACCTGTATTAGTACCAATTTTGAAATTGCACATGGAATTCCTAAAAAAGAAACCATCTTAAAAAATGGAGATTTAGTCAATATTGACGTTTCTGCAAAACTTGATGGTTATTATGCAGACACAGGAATTTCTTTTGTTGTGGGAAATGCAAACGAAACACTTCATAAGTTGTGTGAAGCAGCTATTGAAGGAACGATGCGTGCCACAAAACAAGCGTTCACTGGGAATTATTTGCGAAACATTGGAAGAGAAATTCATTCAACTGCTGTGGAAAACGGATTTACTGTCATTAAAAATTTAGCAGGTCACGGTACTGGAAAAAAACTCCATGAAGAACCACAGGTGTTGGTTTATGAAGAAAAACGTGACCAAAGAAAATTGGGAAACGGACTTGTCCTTGCCATTGAATCTTTTATTTCTACAGGAAGCCAAACCGCTTACGAAGAAGAAGATGGTTGGACACTGGTTGCAAGTAACCGTCGTGGGGAACTCAGTTATGTGGCACAATGTGAACATACAGTCATTGTCCAAAATGGAAAACCCATCATCGCCACACTTTGA